One part of the Marinihelvus fidelis genome encodes these proteins:
- a CDS encoding glycoside hydrolase family 5 protein has product MPRLHLLLAGLLMLATSPGTLAEQTFSDAPETMAGAPTLSQLSVDGNRFINADGDTVVLRGLSLSDPWHLERQGHWNRAYFEAARAWNAELVRIPVHPGWWREAGHEQYLQWLDQGVQWAGELGMYVIIDWHTIGNPLTGVPHRPNYLTTQEETYYFWHLVANRYRGNPVVAFYELFNEPTNRGGEMGRLPWPEYKAYIEGLVDMIFHIDDTAIPLVAGFDWAYSLEHVRDDPIDFDGIAYVSHPYPQKREPPWQNQWEADWGYVADTYPVIVTEFGYMAEGDRGAHIPVLGDDTYGKAITDYMADKGISWTAWVFDPRWTPNLFTDWDYTPTMQGEFFKKVLAQ; this is encoded by the coding sequence ATGCCCCGTCTCCACCTGCTGCTCGCCGGCCTGCTCATGCTCGCGACCAGCCCCGGCACCCTGGCCGAACAGACCTTCAGCGACGCGCCGGAAACCATGGCCGGCGCGCCAACGCTGTCCCAGCTCAGCGTCGACGGCAATCGGTTTATCAATGCGGACGGCGACACCGTCGTCCTGCGCGGCCTGTCGCTGTCCGACCCCTGGCACCTGGAGCGCCAGGGCCACTGGAACCGCGCCTACTTCGAAGCCGCCCGCGCATGGAACGCCGAACTGGTGCGCATCCCGGTGCACCCGGGCTGGTGGCGCGAAGCCGGTCACGAGCAATACCTGCAATGGCTCGACCAGGGCGTGCAATGGGCCGGCGAACTCGGCATGTACGTCATCATCGACTGGCACACCATCGGCAACCCGCTGACCGGTGTGCCACACCGCCCCAACTACCTGACCACACAGGAAGAAACCTATTATTTCTGGCACCTGGTTGCCAACCGCTACCGCGGCAACCCGGTGGTCGCCTTCTACGAACTGTTCAACGAGCCAACCAACCGCGGCGGCGAAATGGGCCGGCTGCCGTGGCCGGAGTACAAGGCCTACATCGAGGGCCTGGTCGACATGATCTTCCACATCGATGACACCGCCATCCCGCTGGTGGCCGGCTTCGACTGGGCCTATTCACTGGAGCACGTGCGCGACGACCCGATCGATTTCGACGGCATCGCCTATGTCTCCCACCCCTATCCGCAGAAGCGCGAGCCGCCCTGGCAGAACCAGTGGGAGGCCGACTGGGGCTATGTCGCCGACACCTACCCCGTCATCGTTACCGAGTTCGGCTACATGGCCGAGGGAGACCGGGGCGCGCATATCCCGGTCCTGGGCGACGACACCTACGGTAAGGCCATCACCGACTACATGGCGGACAAGGGCATTTCCTGGACCGCCTGGGTCTTCGACCCGAGATGGACCCCCAACCTGTTCACCGACTGGGACTACACCCCGACAATGCAGGGTGAATTCTTCAAAAAGGTACTCGCGCAATGA
- a CDS encoding endo-1,4-beta-xylanase, producing MNALKTLTLTFSLAALAAPVRASDEPPALKDVFKDDFHIGVALGEHQILGKEPGTLGLVARQFNAVTAENVMKWAELQPVEGEYDWAAADAMVDFAADNDMYVTGHTLLWHQQTPEWVFQDADGNPASRELLLQRLENHIQAVVGRYKDRVRSWDVVNEAVNDDGSMRDTPWYRILGEDYVTQAFRLAAEADPTATLLYNDYSLFVPAKRDGVVRLMKQVQAAGVKVDGVGLQGHYGLDHPEDMQDLADSIEAFAALGLDSSITELDIAVLPFPSQDHWGADLDVNMELNQQYNPYTQNLPDDIAAAQAERFRLVFEVLLAHADTVERVTFWGVHDGHSWKNGWPMAGRTDYPLLFDRQLQPKPAFWSVVGLKGVSPPSP from the coding sequence ATGAACGCTCTGAAAACACTGACGCTGACTTTTTCCCTGGCCGCGCTGGCCGCCCCTGTACGGGCGAGTGATGAGCCACCCGCATTGAAGGATGTCTTCAAAGACGACTTCCACATCGGCGTCGCACTGGGCGAGCACCAGATCCTGGGCAAGGAACCCGGCACCCTGGGCCTGGTCGCGCGACAGTTCAACGCGGTAACGGCCGAGAACGTCATGAAATGGGCCGAGCTTCAGCCCGTCGAGGGCGAGTATGACTGGGCCGCTGCCGACGCCATGGTCGACTTCGCCGCCGACAATGACATGTACGTCACCGGCCACACCCTGCTGTGGCACCAGCAGACCCCGGAATGGGTGTTCCAGGACGCCGATGGCAACCCGGCCAGCCGCGAGTTGCTGCTGCAACGCCTGGAGAACCATATCCAGGCCGTGGTCGGGCGCTACAAGGACCGGGTGCGTTCCTGGGACGTGGTCAACGAGGCGGTCAACGATGACGGCAGCATGCGCGACACGCCGTGGTACCGCATCCTGGGCGAGGACTACGTGACCCAGGCCTTTCGCCTGGCCGCCGAGGCCGACCCCACCGCCACCCTGCTCTACAACGACTACAGCCTGTTCGTGCCGGCCAAGCGCGACGGCGTGGTGCGGCTGATGAAGCAGGTGCAGGCGGCCGGGGTCAAGGTCGACGGCGTGGGCCTGCAGGGCCACTACGGCCTGGACCACCCCGAGGACATGCAGGACCTGGCCGACTCGATCGAGGCCTTCGCCGCGCTGGGGCTGGACTCTTCCATTACAGAACTGGATATCGCGGTGCTGCCGTTCCCGTCACAGGACCACTGGGGCGCCGACCTGGACGTGAACATGGAACTGAACCAGCAATACAACCCCTACACCCAGAACTTGCCCGACGACATCGCCGCCGCGCAGGCCGAGCGCTTTCGCCTGGTATTCGAGGTGCTGCTGGCGCATGCCGACACCGTCGAGCGCGTGACCTTCTGGGGCGTGCACGATGGCCACAGCTGGAAGAACGGCTGGCCCATGGCCGGGCGCACCGACTACCCGCTGCTGTTCGACCGCCAGCTTCAGCCGAAGCCGGCGTTCTGGTCCGTCGTGGGACTGAAAGGCGTCAGCCCGCCGTCTCCGTGA
- a CDS encoding MFS transporter — MNTDTQRLTVIEKVGYSLGDLAANLIFQTLMTFLAFFYTDVFGIPAGPASTIIFVGGMIGAFFNPIMGMIADRTNTRWGKFRPWILWTSVPFGIVALLAFSTPGFDEQGKILYAFITYVLLVLIYSANNLPYSALSGVLTGSMSDRNSLSSYRFVAVMVAQFIIQVLLLPLVLILGDGDKAAGFRNTMMLFSIVGVVFFLITFFTTRERIVPEPEQKSTVLQDLGDLVSNRSWWLLLGLTVLVFITLALKGGTYIYYFENYLDEAAIAAFLDNSGFNSFIAGLNGVLTSIGLTEFRWPEDAPTSGFSVFNAGGIIMMIVGIGFSRKLADRFGKRNVFSAALFVSTLFILVFWWFPPDAMGLVFGAQVLHGFFYGITIPLLWAMIADVADFSEWKHHRRATAIVFSAMICGLKVGLAVGGSLVAGILAHYGYDAALASQSAETVSGIQMAVSVYASLPFFIGVGLMCFYQINKAMESRIEQDLAQRRLTTGAADVTETAG; from the coding sequence ATGAACACCGATACACAACGGCTCACGGTTATTGAAAAAGTCGGCTACAGCCTGGGCGACCTGGCGGCCAACCTGATTTTCCAGACGCTGATGACCTTCCTGGCGTTCTTCTACACGGATGTCTTCGGCATCCCGGCGGGACCGGCCTCGACGATCATCTTCGTTGGCGGCATGATCGGCGCCTTCTTCAACCCCATCATGGGCATGATCGCGGATCGGACGAATACCCGCTGGGGCAAGTTCCGGCCGTGGATCCTGTGGACCTCGGTGCCCTTCGGTATCGTCGCGCTGCTGGCGTTTAGCACGCCGGGTTTTGATGAGCAGGGCAAGATTTTGTACGCCTTCATCACCTACGTGCTGCTGGTGCTGATCTACTCGGCCAACAACCTGCCGTACTCGGCGCTGTCCGGCGTGCTGACAGGTTCGATGTCGGACCGCAACAGCCTGTCTTCGTACCGTTTCGTGGCGGTAATGGTGGCGCAGTTCATCATCCAGGTGTTGCTGCTGCCGCTGGTGCTGATCCTGGGCGATGGCGACAAGGCGGCGGGTTTCCGCAACACGATGATGCTGTTCTCCATTGTCGGCGTGGTGTTTTTCCTGATCACGTTCTTCACCACGCGCGAGCGCATCGTGCCGGAGCCGGAGCAGAAATCCACGGTGCTGCAGGACCTGGGCGACCTGGTCAGTAACCGCTCGTGGTGGCTGCTGCTGGGGCTGACGGTGCTGGTGTTCATCACCCTGGCACTGAAGGGCGGCACCTACATCTACTACTTCGAAAACTACCTGGACGAGGCGGCCATCGCCGCGTTCCTGGACAACAGCGGCTTCAACAGCTTTATTGCCGGCCTGAACGGCGTGCTGACCAGTATCGGCCTGACCGAGTTCCGCTGGCCGGAAGACGCGCCGACCTCGGGCTTCAGCGTCTTCAACGCCGGCGGCATCATCATGATGATCGTGGGCATCGGCTTCTCGCGGAAACTGGCGGACCGCTTCGGCAAGCGCAACGTGTTCTCCGCGGCGCTGTTCGTCTCCACGCTGTTTATCCTGGTGTTCTGGTGGTTTCCGCCCGACGCCATGGGCCTGGTGTTCGGCGCCCAGGTGCTGCACGGCTTCTTCTACGGCATCACCATTCCGCTGCTTTGGGCGATGATTGCCGATGTCGCTGACTTCTCGGAGTGGAAGCATCACCGCCGCGCCACGGCCATCGTGTTCTCGGCCATGATCTGCGGGCTGAAAGTGGGCCTTGCGGTGGGCGGATCACTGGTCGCTGGCATCCTGGCCCATTACGGCTACGACGCCGCGTTGGCCAGCCAGTCGGCAGAAACCGTGAGCGGCATCCAGATGGCGGTCAGCGTCTATGCCTCGCTACCGTTCTTTATCGGCGTCGGCCTGATGTGCTTCTACCAGATCAACAAGGCGATGGAATCGCGCATCGAACAGGACCTGGCGCAGCGCCGGCTCACCACCGGCGCCGCGGATGTCACGGAGACGGCGGGCTGA
- a CDS encoding glycoside hydrolase family 43 protein, giving the protein MSEPKIRNPILPGFNPDPSIARVGDDFYIATSTFEWYPGVQIHHSRDLRNWRLAARPLNRTALLDMRGSPDSCGVWAPCLSHADGLFWLIYTDVKRHRGQNKDTPNYLTTCATIDGEWSDPVYMNSSGFDPSLFHDDNGRKWFVNMVWDHRPGHNPFGGVYLQEYDHDQRRLVGEITNIFRGTALGLTEAPHLYRRDDWYYLVTAEGGTGYNHAMTVARSRDIHGPYEVDPNGYLLTSKDDPDLPLQRSGHGDLFDTPSGETYLVHLCGRPLDGLRRCPLGRETALQKTVWSEDGWPRLEGAVGDGQPALEVPAPDLPQHPWPATPVRRDFDEPVLPMEFQWLRSPEPERFMSLDARPGHLRLTGKASPGSWFEQALVARRQDAFVYRAETRMDFAPENIHQLAGLVCYYNAGKFHYLYVSVDDQGRRYIDIWSVEGDRDGFAVFPLSDSEPDNPGNPEPRYRLPDKGPVWLRAMADHQVLRFSWSTDGEDWTEAPVKLNYSLISDEAGIGEGSSFTGAFVGMCCHDTSGQDCAADFDWFDYEALN; this is encoded by the coding sequence ATGAGCGAACCAAAGATTCGCAACCCCATCCTGCCCGGATTCAATCCGGATCCGTCCATCGCCAGGGTGGGCGACGACTTCTATATCGCGACCTCGACCTTCGAGTGGTACCCCGGTGTACAGATTCATCACTCTCGCGACCTGCGAAACTGGCGACTGGCCGCGCGGCCACTGAACCGCACCGCGCTGCTGGACATGCGCGGCAGCCCCGACTCCTGCGGTGTCTGGGCGCCGTGCCTGAGCCATGCCGATGGCCTGTTCTGGCTGATTTACACCGATGTAAAACGTCACCGTGGCCAGAACAAGGACACGCCCAACTACCTGACCACCTGCGCGACCATCGATGGCGAGTGGTCCGACCCCGTGTACATGAACAGCAGCGGTTTCGACCCCTCGCTGTTTCATGACGATAACGGCCGCAAGTGGTTCGTCAACATGGTTTGGGACCATCGTCCCGGCCACAACCCGTTTGGCGGGGTCTACCTGCAGGAATATGATCACGACCAGCGCCGGTTGGTGGGGGAGATCACCAACATCTTCCGCGGTACCGCGCTCGGCCTGACCGAGGCGCCGCACCTGTACAGGCGCGACGACTGGTATTACCTGGTGACGGCCGAGGGCGGCACCGGCTATAACCACGCCATGACCGTGGCGCGCTCGCGGGATATCCATGGGCCCTACGAGGTCGACCCCAATGGCTACCTGCTGACATCGAAGGACGACCCTGACCTGCCGCTGCAGCGTAGCGGTCACGGTGACCTGTTTGACACGCCGTCCGGCGAAACCTACCTGGTGCACCTGTGTGGCCGGCCTCTGGACGGTTTGCGCCGCTGCCCGCTGGGGCGCGAGACGGCGTTGCAGAAAACGGTGTGGAGTGAAGATGGCTGGCCACGCCTGGAGGGCGCCGTCGGCGACGGCCAGCCCGCACTGGAGGTACCGGCGCCGGACCTGCCGCAGCACCCCTGGCCGGCGACCCCGGTCAGGCGCGATTTCGATGAGCCGGTCCTGCCCATGGAGTTTCAGTGGCTGCGTTCACCGGAGCCGGAACGTTTCATGAGCCTGGATGCACGGCCCGGTCACTTGCGACTGACCGGCAAGGCCTCGCCCGGAAGCTGGTTCGAGCAGGCCCTGGTCGCGCGCCGCCAGGATGCGTTCGTCTATCGTGCCGAGACACGGATGGATTTCGCGCCCGAAAATATTCACCAACTGGCCGGCCTGGTCTGCTATTACAACGCCGGCAAGTTTCACTACCTGTACGTTTCCGTTGACGACCAGGGGCGCCGGTACATCGATATCTGGAGCGTCGAGGGTGACCGGGATGGCTTCGCCGTCTTCCCGCTCAGCGATAGCGAGCCGGACAACCCCGGCAATCCGGAACCGCGCTACCGCTTGCCCGACAAGGGCCCGGTGTGGCTGCGCGCCATGGCCGACCACCAGGTGTTGCGCTTTTCCTGGTCCACGGACGGCGAGGACTGGACGGAAGCGCCAGTGAAACTCAATTACTCACTGATCTCGGACGAAGCGGGCATCGGTGAAGGCAGCAGTTTCACCGGCGCGTTCGTCGGCATGTGCTGCCATGACACCTCCGGGCAGGACTGCGCGGCGGATTTCGACTGGTTCGATTACGAAGCACTGAACTGA